The Haloprofundus salinisoli region AGAGAGCGAACCACGAGAGTCGCAGCGCGACGGAGTGAGCGACCGTCTCTCGGTGGTTCGATTCTCGCACCTGGACCTTCTTCCGAGCGTTTCCTCGTGAGCGTGTGCTCGCGTCAGCGAGCACCGCGAACGAACGCGGAGCGTGGGGAAGTCCGACGAGAGACAGCGAGCCGAGAGCTCAGTACCCGCCCCCGTCCTCGAAGCAGCGCCCACACCGCGATGCGCCGCCCTCGTCGACGGCGTCCGTCAAATCGACAACGACCGTCGACTTCTCGGAGACGTGAAACAGCGCCCCGCAAGCGGCGAGTCGGTAAGCGTGGTCGTTTGGTTTGTGAACGGTCTTCGTCTGTTCGTTGAGTACTCCGCGCATAACTCCTAGCGACGGGGTGTACACGGTAAAAGACAGTACCAATTCACTACGGGTACCCGGCGTTCAGCCGACACGTCTCGGAGGGACCGGCACCTCGAACTACGCGGTGGTTCGCCTCGCGACTACCGCGTAGAACGGGTCCGTTCCCGCCTCGACCGCCGAGACGACGCGGCGGTCGTCGAATCCGCCGACTCGCTCGACGTACCGTCGGACCAACGCCGCCCGTCCGTCCATCGACGCGGTTCGCCACGCGCGAATCGCCTTCCGAGCGAACATCCGGTTCGAGAAGGAGACGACGCAGACGCCGCCCGGGCGGAGAACGCGCCGAATCTCGGCGAAGACGGGACCGGGATACTGGAGATACTGTACCGACACCGCGAGGAGGACGGCGTCGACCGAGGCGGGTTCCACCGGAAGCGAAGGGGTTTCGTTGAGATTTCGGACGAAGAACTCGTCCAACCGGGGATTTTCGGCTAACTCGTCGCAATTCAGTCCGTGGCCGACGACGCGGTCGTACTCGGCGTCGGCCGGGAGATGCGACACCCAACTGCTCATCAGATCGAGGACGGTGTCGTCGGGGTCGAGTTCCCGTCGGTACAGTTCGGTCAGTTTCGTTCGGAACGGCTCGTCGACGTGGTGGACGAACCGAGACGAGGCGTAGAAGCGGGCGTCGTCTCCGGAATCGAGTTTTGAGCGCTCGACCGGCGAGAGCAGCGTCGGCGCGTTCGGTCCGGCCGGCGTTCCGGAGTCGTCGGTCACCTCAGAGCGACCCTGGCGGATTCGAAGAGCGGAGCGACCGAATGGAGTCGGGCGAACCGCTGGTCTGGATGATGTTGAACGCGGTCATCAGATCCGTCCGCGAGACGATCCCGACGATGTCGCCGCTGGCGTCGATGACGGGCAGACGGCCGACGCCGTTCTCCTGCATCATCTGTAGCGCCTCCATCGCGTCGAGTTCGGGGGTGACGCTGGCGATGTCGCGCGACATTACGTCCTCGACCCGGTAGGCGTCGCGTTCGACCTCGTCGACCGAGCGGGCGTCGTTGAGCGTCACCATTCCGGTGAGGCGGCCGTCCCGCAGTACGGGGTAGCCCGTGTGTCGCTCGGTGAACATCCGGTTCATCAGTTCGGCGATGCTCGCGTCTTCTTCGACGGTGTGGAGGTCCTCCTTGTCGGTCATGATGTCGCGGACGGTCACGTCCTGGAACGCCGCCTTCATCACGGTCTGTTGGGCCTCGCTGGACGCGCCGATGTAGATGAAGAACGCGAGCGCGACGAGCCACAGATTGGCGAAGAGCCCGAAGAGACCGAGCAGGAACGCGAACCCCTTGCCGACTTCGGCCGCGATCTGGGTCGCTCGGGCGTACGACCGCGAGCGGGCCAAGAGCGCGCGGAGGACGCGACCGCCGTCCATCGGGAACCCCGGGAGCATGTTGAACACCGCCAGAAGCACGTTCGTCAGCGCGAGGTAGCCGAGCACGAACTTGAGGGCGTCGAGACTCGACGGAAGCGCGAGAAACCCGACGTACGAGATGACGCCGAGGGCGACGCTGACGATCGGACCGGCGAGCGCGACGTTGAGTTCCTGCTTCCAGTTCTCGGGAATCTCGGTGAAGCGGGCGACGCCGCCGAACAACCAGAGCGTGATGGATTCTATCTCGTAGCCGTACCGGAGCGCGACGAGCGAGTGACCGAACTCGTGGAGGAGGACGCAGGCGAACAGTCCGATGGCAGCGGCGCTGCCGAGTAGCCACGGCATCGGTCCCGCCGTGAGCGCGTCGGCGTCGAGCGACGATCCGAACAGGTTGTTGACCGTCCCCACCAGCGAACCGACGTCGAGTCCGATGAGATACGCAAAAAGCGGTAGCACCAGCAGGAACGTGAAGTCCAACAGGATGGGGATGCCGAAGGCGCTCCCGATTCGAATGCCTCGCATACGACAGGTTAGGGTCCGGACGTTCTTAAACTCGGGCGTGGCTCCGATGCGTGTCGGGAAACGCTTACGCCCCGGAGGTCGTAGACGCGGATATGGAGTCCAGTAACGTCGGCGACGGAGGGGCGGTCGTAAAGCGTGAGTCGGACGTCGAGTACGAATCCGTCGGCGCGGCCGAGGGGATGAACAAAGGCGTGCTTCTCAGCGATGCCGACGGCGCACCACACTTTGCGATTCGACGGTTCACTCTCGATCCGGGAGCTTCGGTACCGAAGCACACCAACGAGGTCGAACACGAGCAGTACGTCCTCGACGGCGCGTACACCGTCGGTATTGGCGGCGATGAGTACGAGGTGTCGGCGGGCGACTCGCTTCTCATCCCCGCGGGCGCCGTCCACTGGTATCGAAACGAGAGCGAGGAGGCGGGCGCGTTCCTCTGTGCGGTGCCGAACGGCGACGACAGCATCGAGTTGGTCGAGGAGTAGCCGAGAGTCGAGTCGTCGAGAACCGAGACAGAGCCGTTCCGGAACCGGCGGCCGGATCGGCGTCGCTTCGGAGCGTCGCTTCCGAGAGTCGAATCCCTGAAATACCTCGTTCTCGTACCACTCGACGTGTCTCAGCAGGTCGCCCACGTCGACACGCTGTTCCTCCACGAGAGCGGCGGCCGCGACGACTACACCGTCGTCGCCACCCGCGACGACGACCGCCTCTTCCGGGGCCGACTCGACCTTAAGGAGACGAACGCCGGTCCCCGACCGGGCAAGTTCCGCATCGTCGACGGCTCCAACGAGGAACCGCGAAGCCCCGACCAGTTCGTCGAACTGGCCCGCCGAGCGTCGCGCATCCGCATCTCCCAACAGACCTCGCGCAGCGGCCGGAGCGAGCTACAGGAGATGCTCGACGGCTACCAACTCGACGCGCTCGTCGTCCGGACCTGTCGGTTCTGCGCCTCCGGCAGCCGCTACTCGCCCATCACCGAGGAGACGGCTATCAAGATGGACAGGGAGTACATCTGTCCCGACTGCGCGATTCGCGAACTGGAGCGCGAGCTCTCGTTCAAGGGCAACCTGACCGCGGCGGCGCAAGAGCGCCTCGAAGAGCTCCTCCTCGATGTCCAAGACCTCGACCGCATCACGAACCTGCTACAGGGAAATCTCGACCCCGACCTGACGAAATTCGACGAGATAAGCGCCACCGTCGAGGACGTCGACCCGGTCCCGACGAGCAGTCTGGACCTGCACCCGAAACTACAGGGGATGACCGAGGAGCGGTTCGACACGCTCCTGCCGGTCCAGAGCCTCTCGGTCAAAAACGGCCTACTCGACGGGCAGGACCAACTCGTCGTCAGCGCGACGGCGACCGGAAAGACGCTCGTCGGCGAACTCGCCGGGCTGAACCGCGTCTTGGAAGGGAAGGGGAAACTGCTGTTTCTCGTTCCCCTCGTCGCGCTCGCCAACCAGAAGTACGACGACTTCAGAGAGCGATACGGCCACCTCGCGAACGTCACGATTCGGGTGGGGGCGTCGCGCATCAACGACGACGGCAACCGCTTCGACCCGAACGCCGACATCATCGTCGGCACGTACGAGGGGATCGACCACGCGCTGCGGACGGGCAAAGACCTCGGCGACATCGGCAGCGTCGTCATCGACGAGGTGCACACGCTGAAGGAAGACGAGCGCGGCCACCGCCTCGACGGGCTCATCTCGCGGCTGAAGTACTACTGCGAAGATCGGTCCGAGCGCCGCGAGAACTACGAGGGTGCGCAGTGGATCTACCTCTCTGCGACCGTCGGCAACCCCGAGTGGCTGGCGCGGCGACTGGCGGCGACGCTCATCGAGTTCGAGGAGCGGCCCGTCCCCATCGAACGGCACCTCACGTTCGCCGACGGCCAGGAGAAGGTCAGAATCGAGAACAAACTCGTGCGCCGCGAGTTCGACACCAAATCCTCGAAGGGCTACCGCGGCCAGACCATCATCTTCACCAACTCGCGGCGGCGCTGCCACGAGATCTCGCGGAAACTGGAGTACGACGCCGCGCCGTATCACGCCGGGCTCGACTACAGGCGGCGGAAGACGGTCGAACGGAAGTTCGCGAACCAGGACCTGGCCGCCGTCGTGACGACGGCGGCGCTGGCGGCGGGCGTCGACTTCCCCGCCTCGCAGGTCGTCTTCGACTCGCTGGCGATGGGCATCGAGTGGCTCTCCGTCCAGGAGTTCAGCCAGATGCTCGGCCGCGCCGGACGGCCGGATTACCACGACAAGGGGAAGGTGTACATGCTGGTCGAACCCGACGCCGCCTACCACGGGTCGATGGAGATGAGCGAGGACGAAGTCGCGTTCATGCTCCTGAAGGGCGAGATGGAGGACGTGTCGACCCTCTACGACGAGTCCGCCGCCGTCGAGGAGACGCTGGCGAACATCACCGTCGCCGGCAAGCGCGCGAAGCGACTGAACGACCGAATGCTCGGCGAAATTCCGACGAAACACGCCGTCGGCAAGTTGTTGGAGTGGAAGTTCATCGACGGCTTCGACCCGACTCCACTGGGCCGAGCCATCACGCGGCACTTCCTCGCGCCCGACGACGCGTTCCGGATTTTGGACGGGGTACGCAACGGACTGGACCCCTACGCCATCGTCGCCGAGATGGAACTGGCCGAGGACGACCTCTGAAGCGGCGCGCCGGACTCACGCGCCCCAGAAGAGCGCGATACCGCCGACCGTCACGACCGAGAGGAGCAGCTGTAGCGGTGCGCCGACGCGGGCGTAGTCGGTGAACCGGTAGCCGCCGGGACCGTACACCATGAGATTCGTCTGGTAGCCGATGGGCGTCGAGAAGTCGGCGCTGGCGGCGAACGTCACCGCGAGGACGAACGGGAACGGGTCGACGCCGAGCGTCCGCGCCGCCTCGACGGCGACCGGAATCATGAGCACGACACTCGCGTTGTTGCTGATGAGCGCCGTCACGAGCACAGTCACGGCATAAAACACCCAGAGCACGCCCACCGGGGGGAGAAACGCCGCCGTCGAGGCGACGAGTGCGCCGATGAAGTCCGCGCCGCCCGTCTGTTCGAGCGCGATGCCGAGAGGGATGACGCCCGCGAGCAGGAAGATAACGTCCCAAGGAACGGAGTCGTACAGCTCGCTCGGGTGGACGACGTCCGCGAGCACCATCGCGACGATACCGCCGAACGCCGCGACGAGGATGTCCAACACGTCGAACGTCGCGAGACCGACGACGGCGACGACGATGGCGACGGCGACGGGAATCTTCGACGTTCGGTACGACTTCTCTTCGACTTCCCGAAGCAGGATGAAGTCGCGGTTGCTCGCCAGCCGGTCGATGGCGCTCTCGGACGCCCGTAGGAGCATTGTGTCGCCGCTGCGGAGTCGCATTCGGTCAAATCGCTCGTTGACGACATCCGGGCCGCGGCGAATCGCGAGCACCGTCGCGTCGTAGCGCTCGCCAAACGTCGAACTCGCCAGCGTCTCGCCGACGAGCGCCGACCACGACGGGACGACGACTTCGACCAGCGACTGCTGCGGGAGTTCGGCCTCGATGGTCTGCGTCTCGGCCGTCGGCGACGCGGTCCCCACCGCGCTACTCGTCTCCGGGACGAGCGAGACGCCTTCCATCGCCATGAGCATCCGGAGTGTGTCGAGGTCCGCGCGGACGAGCAGCCGGTCCCCCGGGTGGACGACGGCGTCTGTCAGCGGCGGCGAGAACGACTCGCCGTCGCGGAACAACTGTACGACATCGACGTCGAGCGGCGTCTCGTCGAGCGCCGAGCGGACCGTCTGACCGGCCATCGGCGAGTCGGCGTCGACGACGACTTCCGTCAGATACGCCCCGAGGTCGTACTCCTCGACGTAGCCCTCGTCGGCCGAGATGCGCTCCGGGACGAGTCGCCGGCCGACCGTGAGCAGGTACAGCGTTCCAGTGACGAAGACGAGGAGACCCAAGTGGGTGAACTCGAACATCGAAAACGGGCGGTCGATGAGGCGCGCGGACACCTCGCTCGCGAGGATGTTGGTGGAGGTCCCGATGAGCGTGAGCATCCCGCCGAACATCGACGCGTACGACAGCGGGATGAGTAGCTTCGACGGGGAGACTCGGCTGTCGCGCGCGAGATCGGAAACGACGGGGATGAGCATCGCGACGATGGGCGTGTTGTTGAGAAACGCCGACGGAATACCCGCGACACCCACCGTCGCGAGCAACTGTCTGCGCTCGTCGGTCCCGGCGAATACCGCCATCTTCGACCCGAGAATCTGGACGATACCGGTCCGCTGGACTCCGTTGCTGATGATGAGCATCGCCAACACCGTCAGCGTCGCATCGTTCGCAAAGCCCGAGAACCCCTCTTCGACCGACACGCCCGTCACCGGACCGAGCACGACAAGCGTAACCATCGACATGATGGCCGTTATATCCGCGGGGAGCGCCTCCGTGACGAAGAGCACGAACGTGGCCACGACGACGAGAAAGACCACGGCCATCTCTAGCGTCACCGGCGGCAGCGACGCGACGCCCGTCTGGAGCGCCGCGACGCTTGCGACCATCGGGGTCAGAGGATGAGCCATCGGCGGGGTGGCTACAGAACCGACGCGGAAATACGTTCAGCCGACCCCCGCGCCTCCTTGCGAATACCTCACTCTTTTGCCGGCGGAGACCGTCTGAGGGCGCGTGGCAGCGATAACACCGGGAATTGTCTTCGTCTTTCTCGTCATTCTCGTTGCGCTCGTCCTCTTTGCGACGGAACCGGTTCCAGTCGACGTGACCGCGCTCGGGATAATGGTGACGTTGATGCTCGTCCAGCCGGTGACCGAAGCGCTCGCGTCGGCCGGACTGCTCGCCGCACCGATTGTGATGATTTCGGTCGAGCAGGGACTGTCGGGGTTTGCGAGTCGAGCGACGCTCACCGTGCTGGCGATGTTCATCCTCAGCGAGGGCGTCCAGCGGACCGGTGTCGTCCAGATACTCGGTGCGAAAATCGCGGCAATCACCCGTGAGAGCGAGAGCCGCCAGCTGGGTGCCGTCGTCGGCCTCGTCGCCCCGATCTCGGGGTTCATCAACAACACCGCGGCCGTTGCGATTCTCCTCCCGATGGTGACCGACCTCGCCGAGCGCGGTCGGACCTCGCCGTCGAAACTGCTGCTGCCGCTATCGTACGCGTCGATGTTCGGGGGTACGCTCACGCTCATCGGAACGTCGACGAACATCCTCGCGAGCGACATCTCGGCGCGTCTCGGCGTCGGCGCGTTCTCGATGTTCGAGTTCACCGGACTCGGAATCGTGGTGACCCTCGTCGGCACCGCGTACTTACTCACGGTCGGCCGGTATCTCACCCCCGCGCGCATCAGACCGCAGTCGGACCTCACAGAGGAGTTCGAGATGGCCGAGTATCTCACCGAAGTGCTCGTCCGAGAGAACTCCCCCCTCGTCGGCCAGCGAGTGCAGGACGCGCTCGTCGAAACCGCACTCGACGTGGACTTGCTCCAGTTGATTCGTGACGGCGAGGTGTTCCTCGAACCGCTCGGGCCGAAAGAGATTCAGGCGGGCGACGCGTTCGCCGCCCGGACCGACCGCGACACCCTGATCGAACTGTTGGACGTGGAGGGACTGGACCTCGTGCCGGTCCGCGTCGACGAGGAGACGCTGGAGGCCGGCGAGTCCGGACAGAACCTCGTCGAAGTCGTCGTCGCCCCGCAGTCGGCGCTCGTCGGCGAATCGCTCTCCTCCATCGGCTTCCGACAGCGCTACGACGCGACCGTGTTGGCGCTGCGGCGCGGCGGCGAACTCATCCGCCGGCGGATGGACGACGTCGCGTTGCAGGTCGGCGACACGCTGCTCGTGCAGGCGTCGAGCGATAGCGTCGAACGTCTCGACCGCAACCGCGACTTCATCGTCGCCCAGGAGATACAGCGCCACAACTTCCGCGAGTCGAAGATTCCGATCGCCGTCGGGATCGTCGCGCTCGTTGTCGCCGTCGCGGCGCTCACGCCGATCGAGATCGTCGTCGCGGCGCTGGCGGGGTCGCTGGCGATGGTGGCGACGCGGTGTCTGAAGCCGACCGAGATTTACGACGCCGTGCAGTGGGACATCATCTTCCTGCTCGCGGGCGTCATCCCTCTCGGCGTCGCCATGCAGGAGACGGGTGCGGACAGGTTGCTCGCCGACGCCGTCGTCGCCAGCGCCACGACGCTCCCCATGCTAGGGGTGCTCGCGCTGTTCTACGTCGTGACGGCGCTTCTGACGAACGTCATCTCGAACAACGCCAGCGTCGTGCTCATGGTTCCGGTGGCGGTGGAGGCCGCGACGCAGATCGGGGCGAATCCCTTCTCGTTCGTCATCGCCGTGACGTTCGCAGCGTCGACGGCGTTCATGACGCCCGTCGGCTACCAGACGAATCTGTTCGTCTACGGTCCCGGCGGCTACAAGTTCACCGACTACGTCCGCGTCGGTGCACCGCTACAGTTGCTGTTCGCCGTCGTCACGACACTCGGTATCACGGTGTTTTTCCCCGTCACGGGGTAGAAAGGAGGAACGAAACGCTTTACACTGGATGCCGATTCTGTACTGATGCGGGACCATGGGTTAGCCTGGTATACTTCGGGCCTTGGGTGCCCGTGACCCCGGTTCGAATCCGGGTGGTCCCATCCCACCTTTTTTCCGCCTCGGGGTCGCGCTTCGCGCGACCCGCTCGGCGTGAAAATCTGGACCAAAAAGGCCGCGACTCGCTTAGCTCGTCGCGGCACAGTGTCTTCGACGGCTTCGGATAGAGTTATCGGCGTGTCTGAGATAACGTGGACGATGACCGAAGAGCCCTCTCCATCCGTCTCCGTGATTGTGGAGTACGGCGAACGGTTTCGAAGGCAGGTCGTCGACGCGGACCAACCTAGTCCGGACCCCCTGATGGCGATGAAGATAGTCGTCGACGGAGAGTACCTGATGGGGAACTCGAAACCGGGCCACGGCGCAGGCGGATACATGACCGACGTGTTCGGCCAGTATCTCGCAGTGGTTGAGGACCTCCACACGGGAGAAGGATACGTTCCACTCGGTGGGTTCGATTCCGTAGACCGATACGTGGTCGAGCATTGTGACGGCCCGACGTGGACCACCATCGAACCGCGAGTTGACCACGTGGAACTCGCGCACTGTCTCACCGTAGAGGGTGTACGAAGCCCCGAAAAACGATTGTCCTCCGTCAGGGCCGTGACCGTTCCAGTGGACAGCTGGACCGAAGCGGTCGTTGACGCGGCGACTGAATACTATCGACGGATGGTCGACTCGAATCCGCCACTGCGCTCCGACTCTGAGCTACAATCGTTGCGGACAACACTCGACTCTCTCGATTGATTAAGCGAGCCGGTCTTCGGAGCGGACACCCCGAAGAATCGCTCTCAGTGCCCTCCACCCGTCTGCGCGCCCACCTTGAACTCGGGAGCGATATCGTCCCACGCGACGCGACCGACTTCGACGATACGCTCGGGATCGAGCGCCGGCGCGCGCAGTACACTCGCGCCGAGATCGGTGGGCGGGTACAACGTCGCCCCGTCGAGTTCCTCGGGCGGCGTAATCGGTTCCGTCCCCGGTCCGGTCGCCGCACCGCAGACGATGCGCATAACCATGCCGAGGAACTCGTGCGGCAGACACATCAGGTCGTAGACGCCCTCGTGCTCGAACGTGTAGAGGAAGTACGTCTGCGGCCAGAGAACCGGCGACGAAATCACGGGTTCGGCCCTCGGGGTACGGAGTTTGTAGCCGAACACCGGATGGTACGACGACACCGTGTGAATCTCGCGCTGGACGGTGAACCGAACCGTCTCACCGGGTTGGATGTACAGACCGGTCGGGTCGAAGAACCACTCGCCCTGCGTGAACGTTTCGGAGGGGGCGCGAACGGTCAACACGACTTCGTGGTCGGGTTCGACGGGTGGGTCCCTCCTGGAGAGGTCCGCATACCCGAAACCGGGTCGGACGGGTGTGGTGTCGCTCTGGGGCGACTGCGCGAACGCGGAACCGGTCGTTGCCGTGAGCGCGGTCCCAGCGCCGAGGAGCTTCATCACTGTGCGTCGACGCAGGGCGGGTAACTGATAGTCGACTACCTCGGGTCCTCCCCGAGGAGTCGAGTCAGCAGAGGAGTATGGTGTCTGATTGACGTCTGTCGTCATCGAACACTAGATATAGATGCAAGCAGAGATATTCATTTTCACACGCTGTCACGACGGTCCAGTTCTCGCTACAACAGTGCTGCCAGCACTGTCGCACCGATCGAAAAACAGCGACTGGTTTTTAGAAACCTACGCCGCGCAGTTGTTCGCACCCGTCTCCAGCATCTCCGCCTCGCGGTCGCTCCCGACCGACTCGACCCCGCGATTCAGTCCGATGATGGTCCCGTAGTTGTCGGGTTTCTCGGGCGTGTTCTCGACCATCCGCTCGACGAACTCGTCGCGCCCCAACCCGACTAGCGAGAGCGACTCCCGAACGTCCGAGAGCGACGCTTCGACCGGTTCGCCCGGCGACCCGTGCTCGAAGCGGCCGTCGTTCGTCACCGTCACGTGACCCGGCAAAACCGTAATCTCGTCGGACAGCGACAGCAGCGTCTCGTGGAGCGTGTCGTACGCCATCTCGGCGCCTTTCGTCGCGTCGTCATCGCCGAACTCCAGTTCCGTGCGGCCGAGCGAGTCCAGAAACAGCGCGTCGCCCGTCAGCACCGCCTCGTCGCCGACGCGGTAGACGACCATCTCGGAGGTGTGACCGGGCGCGTGCAGCGCCGTCACGTCGAGGTCGCCGAGCGAGATCGACTCGCCGTCTGCGAGCAGGTCGAATTCGAAGTCGAGGTCGCGTTCCGCCGCCTGTTCGCCGAGGTGATAGGGCACGTCTAGCGCCTCGGCGAGCGCGCGGCCGCCGGAGATGTGGTCGGCGTGGACGTGCGTGTCGAGGACGTGCGTAATCTCCAGATCGAGTTCGGCGGCCGTGACGACGTACTGGTCGGTGTGCTGGGTCGCGTCGACGACGACGGCTTCGCCCGCACTCCGTGACCCGACGAGATAGCTCAGACAGCCCTTCGCGCGGCGCTGGAACTGGACGACGACCGGGTCGTCGTTTCCCGTCTCGACGGGCGCGCGTTCGTACAGCGCGTTCCAGTCGCGCATTCCCCCTTTGACGACCGACACCTCGTCGTAGCCGCTGGCGTCGAGTTCCGACGCGAGCGTCGTCGACGTCGCCCCCTTCCCGCAGATAGTGACGATGGGTCTCCCGTCGGCCCAGTCGTCGATGGTTCGCTCGACTTCCTCGTCGAGCGTCTCCGCCGGACCGAAGGGGAGGTTCTCCGCGCCTTCGACGTGCCAGGCGACGTAGCTGTCTTCGGGCCGTGTGTCGACCAGGAGATACTCCTCGCCGTGGTCTTGCTTTTCGGCCAGTTCGCGGGCGGTGATCTGGGTGAACATGGGCCTCACGGTCGTCTACGCATCTACGACTGTTAACAGTTCTCAGAGGCGTCCGCATCAACCGGCGATCACTTCCGCCCCAAGGCGATACTTCTTACAGGGGGAGGGTCTAAGCCTGTGTCAATGGCGCAGGCATCGAATCAGGAGTTGACCGAGCGGTTCATCCAGTTCTACCGCAACTACTATCGGGACCGCATCGGCCAACTCGCCCAGAACTACCCCAACGAGCAGCGCTCGCTCCTCATCGACTACGACGACCTCTATCGGTTCGACCCGGATCTCGCCGACGACTACCTCTCGCACCCCGAGCAGATGCAGGAGTACGCCGAGGAAGCCCTCCGCCTCTACGATCTCCCCGCAGACGTCAGCCTCGGCCAGGCGCACGTCCGTCTCGACAACCTCCCCGAGAGCATCGCGATTCGCGGTATCCGCGTCCACGACGACCACGTCGGGAAGATGGTGAGCATCCAGGGCATCGTTCGCAAAGCGACCGACGTTCGGCCGAAAGTAACGCAGGCGGCGTTCGAGTGCCAACGCTGCGGGACGATGGCGTACATCCCGCAGTCCGACGGCAGTTTTCAGGAACCGCACGAGTGTCAGGGCTGTGAGCGACAGGGACCGTTCATGGTCAGTTTCGACCAGTCGGAGTTCATCGACTCACAGAAGCTTCGAATCCAGGAGAGTCCCGAGGGTCTCCGCGGCGGCGAGACGCCCCAGAGCATCGACATCAACGTCGAAGACGACATCACGGGGAAGGTGACCGCCGGCGACCACGTCACCATGGTCGGAGTGCTCCACATCGAGCAGATGAAAAACGGCCAGGAGAAGTCGCCCATCTTCGACCTCTACATGGACGGGGTTTCGGTGACCATCGAGGACGAGGAGTTCGAGGACATGGACATCACCGACGAGGACAAACAGGAGATCATCGAACTCTCCTCGCACCCGAACATCTACGACGAGATGGTCGCCTCCGTCGCGCCCGCCATCTACGGCTACGAGAAGGAGAAACTCGCCATGATCCTCCAACTGTTTTCGGGCGTCACCAAACATCTGCCCGACGGCTCTCGCATCCGCGGCGACCTCCACATGCTTCTCATCGGCGACCCCGGTACCGGGAAGTCGCAGATGCTCTCCTACATCCAGAACATCGCGCCTCGCTCCGTCTACACCTCGGGCAAAGGGTCGTCCTCGGCGGGTCTCACCGCCGCCGCCGTCCGTGACGACTTCGGCGACGGCCAGCAGTGGTCGCTCGAAGCCGGCGCGCTCGTGCTCGCGGACAAAGGCATCGCGGCGGTCGACGAGTTGGACAAGATGCGCCCCGAGGACCGCTCGGCGATGCACGAAGCGCTCGAACAGCAGAAGATTTCGGTGTCGAAGGCGGGCATCAACGCGACGCTCAAATCCAG contains the following coding sequences:
- a CDS encoding minichromosome maintenance protein MCM encodes the protein MAQASNQELTERFIQFYRNYYRDRIGQLAQNYPNEQRSLLIDYDDLYRFDPDLADDYLSHPEQMQEYAEEALRLYDLPADVSLGQAHVRLDNLPESIAIRGIRVHDDHVGKMVSIQGIVRKATDVRPKVTQAAFECQRCGTMAYIPQSDGSFQEPHECQGCERQGPFMVSFDQSEFIDSQKLRIQESPEGLRGGETPQSIDINVEDDITGKVTAGDHVTMVGVLHIEQMKNGQEKSPIFDLYMDGVSVTIEDEEFEDMDITDEDKQEIIELSSHPNIYDEMVASVAPAIYGYEKEKLAMILQLFSGVTKHLPDGSRIRGDLHMLLIGDPGTGKSQMLSYIQNIAPRSVYTSGKGSSSAGLTAAAVRDDFGDGQQWSLEAGALVLADKGIAAVDELDKMRPEDRSAMHEALEQQKISVSKAGINATLKSRCSLLGAANPKYGRFDQYESIGEQINLEPALISRFDLIFTVTDQPDPDHDSKLAEHILQTNYAGELNTQRTNLTTSNFTQKEVDAVTEEVAPAIDADLLRKYIAYAKRNCYPTMTDVAMQTIRDFYVDLRAKGADEDAPVPVTARKLEALVRLAEASARIRLSDTVDEEDAERAVELARSTLQDIGVDPETGQFDADVVETGQSKTQRDRKMNLRKLIGDIESEYDGGAPVEVILEEAEEKLGISEQKAEQEIEGLKRKGELYEPTQGHLRTT
- a CDS encoding cupredoxin domain-containing protein, yielding MKLLGAGTALTATTGSAFAQSPQSDTTPVRPGFGYADLSRRDPPVEPDHEVVLTVRAPSETFTQGEWFFDPTGLYIQPGETVRFTVQREIHTVSSYHPVFGYKLRTPRAEPVISSPVLWPQTYFLYTFEHEGVYDLMCLPHEFLGMVMRIVCGAATGPGTEPITPPEELDGATLYPPTDLGASVLRAPALDPERIVEVGRVAWDDIAPEFKVGAQTGGGH
- a CDS encoding MBL fold metallo-hydrolase, whose translation is MFTQITARELAEKQDHGEEYLLVDTRPEDSYVAWHVEGAENLPFGPAETLDEEVERTIDDWADGRPIVTICGKGATSTTLASELDASGYDEVSVVKGGMRDWNALYERAPVETGNDDPVVVQFQRRAKGCLSYLVGSRSAGEAVVVDATQHTDQYVVTAAELDLEITHVLDTHVHADHISGGRALAEALDVPYHLGEQAAERDLDFEFDLLADGESISLGDLDVTALHAPGHTSEMVVYRVGDEAVLTGDALFLDSLGRTELEFGDDDATKGAEMAYDTLHETLLSLSDEITVLPGHVTVTNDGRFEHGSPGEPVEASLSDVRESLSLVGLGRDEFVERMVENTPEKPDNYGTIIGLNRGVESVGSDREAEMLETGANNCAA